A single genomic interval of Sceloporus undulatus isolate JIND9_A2432 ecotype Alabama chromosome 2, SceUnd_v1.1, whole genome shotgun sequence harbors:
- the SPRYD4 gene encoding SPRY domain-containing protein 4, which yields MAAPMLRGARRRGWSLRCAGPRVRREAPRREINFKLDEKTAHSTLDLSRKDCGVIYRMLGIDPTKVPQNPERFKDWAVVLGDTTVSNGCHYWEVTVKLSQQFRIGVADVDISREVCIGMDESSWVFAYANRHWNAMFANETTPINNIGKPERVGLLLDYEHKKLSLIDISKNMLIHSLSSEFKGPVVPAFALWDGELVTHSGLDVPETLKSN from the exons atggcggcgcccatgctGAGAGGAGCGAGGCGGCGTGGCTGGAGTCTTCGTTGCGCGGGACCCAGGGTCCGAAGGGAGGCGCCCCGGAGAG AGATCAATTTCAAACTAGATGAGAAGACAGCCCACAGCACCTTGGACTTGTCCAGAAAGGACTGTGGTGTCATTTACCGCATGCTTGGGATTGACCCCACTAAAGTTCCTCAGAACCCTGAACGCTTTAAGGATTGGGCTGTAGTCCTGGGAGACACCACTGTGTCTAATGGCTGCCATTACTGGGAAGTGACTGTCAAACTATCACAGCAGTTCCGCATTGGAGTGGCAGATGTGGACATTTCCCGAGAAGTTTGCATTGGCATGGATGAAAGCTCCTGGGTCTTTGCTTATGCTAATCGGCACTGGAATGCCATGTTTGCCAATGAGACCACTCCTATCAATAACATTGGTAAGCCAGAGAGAGTGGGTTTGCTTTTGGACTATGAACACAAGAAACTGAGCTTAATAGATATCAGCAAAAATATGTTAATCCACAGCCTTTCTTCTGAATTCAAAGGTCCTGTGGTGCCTGCTTTTGCCCTCTGGGATGGTGAACTGGTAACTCATTCAGGCCTTGATGTACCTGAGACTCTCAAGAGTAACTAA
- the LOC121920447 gene encoding aquaporin-4-like, with amino-acid sequence MGIKEELQSRRFWSCLLAEAAGTLIFVWVVLGASSPAGPTEELPSPLQPALAAGMVAISLAHCFGEISGAQVNPALTMAFLCTRKLDVLHAATYILAQCLGAILASGFFYLVLPTSAIGHLVTKVSTERNAGQALGMEVFSTFQLALTIFAVEDHRRREMGEPGILAIGFSVIAGALAAGTFSGGSMNPARSLGPAVVTGIWEHHWVYWLGPTLGAVLAGVSYEFFLAHSASREKLVACLSCRDIEIVEAASMSHSSLSAPAPAKPPCKGEHGTE; translated from the exons ATGGGCATCAAGGAG GAACTGCAGAGCCGTAGGTTCTGGAGCTGCCTCTTGGCAGAAGCAGCTGGCACTCTCATCTTTGTCTGGGTGGTGCTGGGTGCCTCATCCCCAGCTGGTCCTACAGAGGAGCTCCCTTCCCCGCTCCAGCCAGCCCTTGCAGCTGGCATGGTTGCTATCAGCTTGGCTCACTGTTTTGGAGAGATCAGTGGTGCTCAAGTCAATCCAGCACTTACCATGGCCTTCCTGTGCACCCGCAAACTGGATGTTTTGCATGCGGCAACCTATATCTTGGCTCAATGTTTGGGTGCCATCTTAGCATCTGGGTTTTTCTACCTTGTGTTGCCTACCTCAGCCATTGGGCATTTGGTCACAAAG GTCAGCACTGAGAGAAATGCTGGGCAGGCTTTAGGGATGGAGGTTTTTTCCACCTTCCAGCTGGCTCTCACCATCTTTGCTGTCGAAGACCATCGGAGGCGTGAAATGGGCGAGCCTGGGATCCTGGCCATTGGCTTCTCTGTGATAGCAGGAGCCTTAGCTGCA GGCACATTCTCTGGAGGCAGTATGAATCCGGCCCGATCACTGGGACCTGCAGTAGTGACAGGAATCTGGGAGCATCACTGG GTGTACTGGCTTGGCCCCACACTGGGCGCTGTTCTTGCTGGAGTATCCTACGAATTTTTCTTGGCTCACAGTGCTTCACGGGAAAAGCTAGTTGCCTGCCTGTCCTGCCGTGACATTGAAATTGTGGAGGCAGCCAGTATGTCTCATTCTTCACtctctgctcctgctcctgccaAGCCACCTTGCAAGGGGGAACACGGCACTGAGTAG